In the genome of Taeniopygia guttata chromosome 26, bTaeGut7.mat, whole genome shotgun sequence, one region contains:
- the GUCA1B gene encoding guanylyl cyclase-activating protein 2 yields the protein MGQQFTNAEGEQGEIDVAELQEWYKKFVVECPSGTLFMHEFKRFFGVQDNQEAAEYVENMFRAFDKNGDNTIDFLEYVAALNLVLRGKLEHKLRWTFKVYDKDGNGCIDKPELLEIVESIYRLKKVCWSEVEDRTPLLTPEEVVDRIFQLVDENGDGQLSLDEFIDGARKDKWVMKMLQMDVNPGGWITEQRRKSALF from the exons ATGGGACAGCAGTTCACCAATGCTGAAGGGGAGCAAGGAGAGATTGAtgttgcagagctgcaggaatggTATAAGAAATTTGTGGTGGAATGTCCCAGTGGGACCCTCTTCATGCACGAGTTCAAGAGGTTCTTCGGGGTCCAGGACAACCAGGAGGCAGCAGAGTATGTGGAGAACATGTTCAGGGCTTTTGACAAGAACGGG GATAACACCATTGATTTTCTGGAATATGTGGCTGCCTTGAATCTGGTTTTGCGGGGAAAGCTGGAGCACAAGCTGAGGTGGACGTTCAAGGTGTACGACAAGGATGGGAACGGCTGCATAGATAAACCCGAGCTGCTGGAAATCGTCGAG TCTATCTACAGGCTGAAGAAGGTGTGCTGGTCGGAGGTGGAGGACAGGACCCCGCTGCTGACCCCCGAGGAGGTGGTGGACAGGATATTCCAGCTGGTGGATGAGAACGGGGACG GGCAGCTGTCTCTTGACGAATTCATTGATGGAGCCAGGAAGGACAAGTGGGTGATGAAGATGTTGCAAATGGATGTGAACCCCGGGGGATGGATCACTGAGCAGAGGAGAAAGAGCGCTTTGTTCTGA